In the genome of Kwoniella shivajii chromosome 5, complete sequence, one region contains:
- a CDS encoding NAD(P)H:quinone oxidoreductase, type IV, with amino-acid sequence MFGSFIPSSRMAKRGYLLIFVNMSSKPIIVVAFYSTYGHIDALATEVIKGVESAGAIAKPYVIKETLPQEVLTKMYANTSLQSKYPTIAPEDLKEADGIIFGAPTRYGRLPSQVDAFFDATGGLWAAGSLTGKFTTLFTSAAGQHSGLESTILTTFPFFAHHGRYSNPAIGGVDVVQGGSPYGASTVAAGDGHLMPTTVDLEVAHHQGKYFANFVGTYKKGKAAATSATSTTAAAVVPATTTSSGAARDIPEKVAGEPTLDGYALGAPIAASSEKPSSVTTATATSTPAETGTTTAAATPTPVETTSTPKETTTTPKEPIAAETPVPAATKETVPVATKETAPAASTPAPVKKAEQKPKKKGFFSCCDDSSIDK; translated from the exons TTCCTCTAGGATGGCGAAGAGGGGTTAT CTACTTATATTCGTCAACAT GTCTTCTAAACCTATCATTGTCGTTGCTTTCTACTCTACCTACGGTCACATTGATGCCCTCGCTACTGAGGTCATTAAGGGTGTCGAGTCCGCAGGAGCTATCGCGAAGCCATATGTGAT TAAGGAGACCCTTCCCCAAGAGGTGTTAACCAAGATGTACGCCAATACATCACTTCAATCCAAATATCCTACTATCGCTCCGgaagatttgaaagaagCGGATGGTATAATCTTCGGTGCTCCTACTAG ATATGGAAGACTTCCATCTCAAGTTGATGCGTTCTTCGATGCTACCGGCGGTCTTTGGGCTGCGGGTTCATTGACTGGAAAATTTACGACCCTTTTCACCTCGGCAGCAGGTCAACATAGCGGATTAGAG TCAACCATTCTCACtacattccctttcttcgCTCATC ATGGTC GCTACTCAAATCCCGCTATCGGAGGTGTTGATGTCGTTCAAGGTGGTTCACCATATGGAGCATCAACCGTTGCTGCTGGGGACGGACATTTGATGCCCACTACTGTGGATCTCGAAGTCGCTCATCATCAAggtaaa TACTTTGCCAACTTTGTCGGAACCTacaagaagggaaaggcaGC CGCCACTAGTGCTACTTCTACCACTGCCGCCGCTGTTGTCCCCGCTACTACAACTTCTTCCGGTGCCGCTAGGGACATTCCTGAGAAAGTAGCCGGTGAACCCACATTAGACGGCTATGCCCTCGGAGCACCAATCGCAGCTTCTTCCGAAAAGCCATCTTCAGTCACTACAGCTACTGCCACTTCTACTCCAGCTGAAACTGGTACTACTACAGCTGCTGCCACCCCAACTCCAGTCGAAACCACCTCTACTCCTAAGGAGACTACCACTACCCCTAAGGAACCTATTGCTGCCGAAACTCCAGTCCCAGCCGCCACCAAAGAGACTGTTCCTGTCGCTACCAAGGAAACTGCTCCAGCCGCATCTACACCCGCACCTGTAAAGAAGGCTGAACAGAAacccaagaagaaaggtttcttctcttgttgtGATGATTCCAGCATTGACAAGTAG